In one window of Streptomyces griseus subsp. griseus DNA:
- a CDS encoding ABC transporter substrate-binding protein — MSRTTRNAALAGCLAAVLTLAGCADSGPQGSAGAQLNLATLTSPQSLDPSQAVGSALPFFQAVYDTLVKREAGGEFSPMLATEWTYDGTRTALTLTLRDDVKFADGTAFDGAAVKANLERFKKGGGAAAKWLKDLRSVEVTDATHVTLKLAQPDPAMLFYLSDAAGLMANPAAFAKGDALKTTPDGTGPYRLAKAKTTIGTKWVYERNADYWGEELPYKELAISFFDNETAIVNGLRTGQVNAALLQNADQQISIESDPRVKTTEQEFDFQGLLLFDRGGAITPALKDARVRQALNLAVDRKTMLATIRQNRGAATGQVFGPDTAGYDKALDTYYAHDPAKAKSLLKSAGYAKGFTLKLPRMSAIVNDALASSLSTDLKAVGITLKWEELDGSTALRKIFTDRAYPGMVMNMGQAADDWIVVNELVTPGTFNMFGTTDATVGKLLPQIQSGGEKQKEAARQLNRHLVEEGWFVPFYRMTYLHVSDGTVQITPQSGMAVPSIYNYAPAG, encoded by the coding sequence ATGAGCAGAACCACCCGAAACGCGGCCCTGGCCGGTTGCCTGGCGGCCGTCCTCACCCTCGCCGGCTGCGCGGACAGCGGCCCGCAGGGCAGCGCCGGAGCGCAGCTGAACCTCGCCACGCTGACCTCCCCGCAGAGCCTCGACCCCTCCCAGGCGGTCGGCAGCGCCCTGCCCTTCTTCCAGGCCGTCTACGACACCCTGGTCAAGCGCGAGGCCGGCGGCGAATTCAGCCCGATGCTCGCCACCGAGTGGACGTACGACGGCACCAGGACCGCCCTCACCCTCACCCTGCGTGATGACGTGAAGTTCGCCGACGGCACCGCCTTCGACGGCGCCGCCGTCAAGGCCAACCTGGAGCGCTTCAAGAAGGGCGGCGGCGCGGCGGCCAAGTGGCTCAAGGACCTCAGGTCCGTCGAGGTCACCGACGCCACGCACGTCACGCTGAAGCTCGCCCAGCCCGACCCCGCGATGCTCTTCTACCTGAGCGACGCCGCCGGGCTGATGGCCAACCCCGCGGCCTTCGCCAAGGGCGACGCCCTCAAGACGACCCCGGACGGCACCGGCCCGTACCGCCTGGCCAAGGCGAAGACGACCATCGGCACCAAGTGGGTCTACGAGCGCAACGCCGACTACTGGGGCGAGGAACTCCCGTACAAGGAGCTGGCGATCAGCTTCTTCGACAACGAGACGGCGATCGTCAACGGCCTGCGGACCGGCCAGGTGAACGCCGCGCTGCTCCAGAACGCCGACCAGCAGATCAGCATCGAGTCCGACCCCCGGGTGAAGACGACGGAGCAGGAGTTCGACTTCCAGGGCCTGCTGCTCTTCGACCGGGGTGGCGCCATCACTCCGGCGCTCAAGGACGCCCGCGTGCGCCAGGCGCTCAACCTCGCGGTCGACCGGAAGACCATGCTCGCCACCATCCGGCAGAACCGCGGCGCCGCCACCGGCCAGGTCTTCGGCCCGGACACCGCGGGCTACGACAAGGCGCTGGACACGTACTACGCCCACGACCCGGCCAAGGCCAAGTCCCTGCTGAAGTCCGCCGGGTACGCCAAGGGGTTCACCCTCAAGCTGCCCCGGATGAGCGCGATCGTCAACGACGCCCTCGCCTCCTCCCTCTCCACCGACCTCAAGGCCGTCGGCATCACGCTGAAGTGGGAGGAGCTGGACGGCTCCACCGCGCTCCGCAAGATCTTCACCGACCGCGCCTACCCCGGCATGGTCATGAACATGGGCCAGGCCGCCGACGACTGGATCGTCGTCAACGAACTGGTCACCCCGGGCACGTTCAACATGTTCGGCACCACCGACGCGACGGTCGGCAAGCTCCTGCCGCAGATCCAGAGCGGCGGCGAGAAGCAGAAGGAAGCCGCCCGGCAGCTGAACCGGCACCTGGTCGAGGAGGGCTGGTTCGTGCCCTTCTACCGGATGACGTACCTGCACGTCTCCGACGGCACGGTGCAGATCACCCCGCAGTCCGGCATGGCCGTCCCGTCGATCTACAACTACGCCCCCGCCGGCTGA
- a CDS encoding SGNH/GDSL hydrolase family protein, with protein MHPADRHPAPAAHRRRTAVTTLAVTAATALLATAGAPATAAPAARTSDRAAQDAPVHYVALGDSFSSGPGIPEQTDAACGRSSRNYPALVAAALPLASFADATCAGADTRHMTAAQGSAPPQLDALRPDTTLVTLGIGGNDLDLPGVLTRCVLLGKLAPLGAPCKRSYTLLGTDEIGARIGATAPKVAAVLAAIQARSPQARVLVVGYPAIVPDDGTSCRPVVPFADGDFAWFRDKQKQLNTMLAQQAAGRGGTYVDAYAPSVGHDACKPQGVRWIEPEETAEAAGFHPNAAGHRSTADAALATLNG; from the coding sequence ATGCACCCTGCCGACAGGCACCCCGCCCCCGCCGCTCACCGCCGCCGTACGGCCGTCACCACCCTGGCCGTCACCGCCGCCACGGCCCTCCTGGCCACGGCCGGGGCCCCGGCCACCGCCGCCCCGGCCGCGCGGACGTCCGACCGCGCCGCGCAGGACGCCCCGGTCCACTACGTGGCGCTCGGTGACTCCTTCAGCTCGGGGCCCGGCATCCCCGAGCAGACGGACGCCGCCTGCGGCCGCTCCTCGCGCAACTACCCGGCCCTGGTGGCCGCCGCCCTCCCGCTGGCGTCGTTCGCCGATGCCACCTGCGCGGGCGCCGACACCCGTCACATGACCGCCGCGCAGGGATCGGCACCGCCCCAGCTGGACGCCCTGCGGCCCGACACGACCCTGGTCACCCTCGGCATCGGCGGCAACGACCTCGACCTCCCCGGAGTCCTCACCCGCTGCGTCCTGCTCGGCAAGCTCGCCCCGCTGGGCGCACCGTGCAAGCGGAGCTACACCCTGCTCGGCACCGACGAGATCGGCGCCCGCATCGGCGCCACCGCGCCGAAGGTGGCCGCCGTCCTCGCCGCGATCCAGGCTCGCTCGCCGCAGGCCCGCGTCCTGGTGGTGGGGTATCCGGCGATCGTCCCCGACGACGGCACCTCCTGCCGACCGGTCGTTCCCTTCGCCGACGGGGACTTCGCCTGGTTCCGGGACAAGCAGAAGCAGCTCAACACGATGCTCGCGCAGCAGGCGGCCGGGCGGGGCGGGACCTATGTCGACGCCTACGCGCCCTCGGTCGGGCACGACGCGTGCAAGCCGCAGGGCGTGCGCTGGATCGAGCCCGAGGAGACCGCGGAGGCGGCCGGGTTCCACCCCAACGCCGCCGGACACCGGAGCACGGCCGATGCGGCCCTCGCGACCCTCAACGGCTGA